A window from Setaria italica strain Yugu1 chromosome VIII, Setaria_italica_v2.0, whole genome shotgun sequence encodes these proteins:
- the LOC101765519 gene encoding muscle M-line assembly protein unc-89: MRPHLLSLGLLLAIVVTVPLVSAICISLHEKPESKSEAAAAATTGSSVKTLSLDEYGLPKKVAEKPKEENPYEEATSAKASTAYEKPVEEDEKPDKYEESSAPKKVKKEKSDDFDASGNLKKKKENSDDSAKKEKSDDSDVSEFLKKKKKKEKYDDVDESSSFKKEKKEKSSSSDEHVSPNKKEKKEKSDGSDEYVSPNKKEKKEKSNGSDEYVSPGKKEKKEKSEDSDKDVSSNKKEKKEKAKKKEKSNDYFDEEKEEKSDEDPTPADVSTTGEYVPPNKEEKSDEDATPVDISAAGQYVPSAPAKKETSKSSTTTLDAYADASQQPMGGAPDEPLPAAKQSSAGTPDAYASPTAQGASQQQPMGGAPDEPLPAAKSSDPYAASSQPMGGAPDEPLPPKLSMETFGGMIRKPIAKMLNPVVKRVCANTQYPEDCEASIAGLPGSVPAAQTAAADAIGVLRLAMEAVREKVVEAMNAATDRMNAPGTDATVKEALDDCTSSYSDIKSNLETVDDALKRGDLATARTNLDSVETDVTTCDDGFNERGTPSVMTDHDQELQKLASDLIAIGANSIHHA; encoded by the exons ATGAGGCCGCACCTCCTAAGCCTCGGCCTGCTCCTGGCCATCGTGGTCACCGTGCCCCTTGTCTCGGCGATATGCATCTCGCTGCATGAGAAGCCTGAAAGCAAGAGCGAAGCTgcggctgccgccaccaccggaaGCTCTGTCAAGACATTGTCCCTCGATGAATATGGATTGCCTAAGAAGGTTGCCGAGAAGCCCAAAGAGGAGAACCCCTACGAGGAAGCCACTTCAGCTAAAGCGTCCACCGCCTATGAGAAaccagttgaagaagatgagaAACCCGACAAATATGAGGAATCTTCAGCTCCAAAGAAGGTAAAGAAGGAAAAATCCGATGATTTTGATGCTTCTGGGAAtcttaagaagaaaaaggagaactCCGATGATTCTGCTAAGAAGGAGAAATCCGATGATTCTGATGTATCTGAGTTtctcaagaaaaagaagaagaaggagaagtaCGATGATGTCGACGAATCCTCATCTtttaagaaggaaaagaaggagaagTCTAGCAGTTCCGATGAGCATGTATCCCCtaataagaaagaaaagaaggagaAGTCTGACGGTTCCGATGAGTATGTATCACCTaataagaaggaaaagaaggagaagTCTAACGGTTCCGATGAGTATGTATCCCCTGgtaagaaggaaaagaaggagaaatctgaggactcggacaaaGATGTGTCTTCCaataagaaggaaaagaaggagaaagccaagaaaaaggagaaatccAATGATTATTTTGACgaggaaaaggaggagaaaTCTGACGAGGATCCCACGCCCGCCGATGTCTCCACCACCGGCGAATATGTTCCACCCAACAAGGAGGAGAAGTCCGACGAGGATGCCACACCGGTCGacatctccgccgccggccaataCGTACCTTCTGCACCGGCCAAGAAGGAGACGTCCAAGAGCTCCACAACCACCCTCGACGCGTACGCCGACGCCAGCCAGCAGCCCATGGGCGGCGCTCCCGACGAGCCTCTGCCGGCGGCCAAGCAGAGCTCCGCCGGCACCCCCGACGCGTACGCATCTCCGACGGCGCAGGGCGCCAGCCAGCAGCAGCCGATGGGTGGCGCTCCCGACGAGCCTCTGCCGGCGGCCAAGAGCTCGGACCCGTACGCCGCTAGCAGCCAGCCGATGGGCGGCGCTCCCGACGAGCCTCTGCCG ccgaagctgtCGATGGAGACCTTCGGGGGCATGATCCGGAAGCCGATCGCGAAGATGCTGAACCCGGTGGTGAAGCGCGTGTGCGCCAACACGCAGTACCCGGAGGACTGCGAGGCCTCGATCGCGGGGCTCCCCGGCAGCGTGCCTGCGgcgcagacggcggcggcggacgccatCGGCGTGCTGCGGCTGGCGATGGAGGCGGTGCGGGAGAAGGTGGTCGAGGCGATGAACGCGGCGACGGACCGGATGAACGCGCCGGGGACGGACGCGACGGTgaaggaggcgctggacgaCTGCACGTCGTCGTACAGCGACATCAAGTCGAATCTGGAGACGGTGGACGACGCGCTGAAGCGCGGCGACCTCGCCACGGCGCGCACCAACCTCGACTCGGTGGAGACGGACGTGACCACCTGCGACGACGGCTTCAACGAGCGCGGGACGCCGTCGGTGATGACGGACCACGAccaggagctccagaagctcgcCAGCGACCTCATCGCCATCGGAGCCAACTCCATCCACCACGCCTGA
- the LOC101757926 gene encoding probable serine/threonine-protein kinase DDB_G0271682 isoform X1 — MAAEELLRKMRELEEGQAELKREISKLVPERQGEHPNSSRRPLQPSPARRALAVLPSSSSRLQRVGRVGLTDRQHIRALHALGQSVYIIAPGGKLLYWNRYAEQMFGYSASEAVGHDAVELLVHPDDVNAANNIIQNIFLGKCWRGKFPVKKKSGERFFIVANNTPLYDDDGSLVGLICLSVDTQTLEDIMGPSTSMKSYSHPAKLRFQVNNRPKCSLLNKSSVDSQQPLQSSIASKITTLATKVTSRVRSRIKTGQNCNEQQSGSSESQYSEDDYKEELASSGTDTPRGDVVHDGFVKGENSPGKSSKTSSDEPGEGNERLYKITSKAEELLAKKGISWPWKGHEHNGTGKSYMNPSQFHDKQENEQMHQAGPESIVIPDYQDSECAQESKYEVTGSWWCFNNDSLSSMDSSISTNSSAIERVDHEADCLDYEILWEDLVLGEQVGHGSCGTVYHAQWYASDVAVKVFSKQEYSEEMIDTFRQEVSLMKKLRHPNIILFMGAVASPERLCIVTEFLPRGSLFRLLQKNTGKLDPRRRVHMAIDIARGMNYLHHCSPPIVHRDLKSSNLLVDKNWTVKVADFGLSRLKLETFLRTKTGKGTPQWMAPEVLRNEPSDEKSDVYSYGVVLWELVTQKIPWDNLNTMQVIGAVGFMDQRLDIPSDTDPQWASMIESCWDSDPRKRPSFLELLDRLRDLQKQYSLQAQMQRASADALLKGGAKMRAEDC; from the exons atggcAGCGGAGGAGCTCCTGAGGAAGATGCGGGAGCTGGAGGAGGGCCAGGCCGAGCTCAAGCGGGAGATTTCCAAGCTCGTGCCGGAGCGGCAGGGCGAGCATCCCAactcgtcgcgccgcccgctgcagccgtcgccggcgcggcgcgcccTCGCCGTGCTCCCTTCCTCGTCGTCGCGGCTGCAGCGCGTGGGCCGCGTCGGGCTCACCGACAGGCAGCACATCAGGGCCCTGCACGCGCTGGGCCAGTCCGTGTATATCATTGCCCCCGGCGGGAAGCTCCTGTACTG GAACCGTTATGCCGAGCAGATGTTTGGCTATTCTGCATCAGAAGCGGTTGGTCATGATGCTGTTGAATTATTGGTTCATCCTGATGATGTCAATGCAGCAAACAATATCATCCAAAATATATTTTTGGGGAAATGTTGGAGAGGGAAGTTTCCTGTTAAAAAGAAGTCAGGAGAACGGTTTTTCATTGTGGCCAATAACACTCCTTTgtatgatgatgatggtagctTGGTGGGCCTCATTTGTCTCTCAGTTGATACACAGACATTGGAGGACATAATGGGCCCTTCAACTTCAATGAAATCGTATTCACATCCAGCAAAGCTCCGTTTTCAAGTCAACAATCGGCCTAAATGCAGTTTGTTAAACAAAAGTTCTGTTGACTCTCAGCAACCTCTCCAATCTTCTATCGCCTCCAAGATAACAACTTTG GCTACCAAGGTTACAAGTAGAGTTCGTTCTCGGATCAAGACAGGTCAGAACTGCAATGAACAGCAAAGCGGCAGCTCTGAGAGTCAATACTCTGAAGATGATTACAAGGAAGAACTGGCGTCTAGTGGAACAGACACCCCAAGAGGGGATGTAGTGCATGATGGTTTTGTTAAAGGAGAGAATTCCCCTGGTAAGTCGAGCAAAACGAGTAGTGATGAGCCAGGAGAAGGAAATGAAAGGCTTTACAAGATTACTTCAAAGGCAGAGGAATTATTGGCCAAGAAGGGGATATCATGGCCTTGGAAAGGGCATGAACATAATGGTACTGGCAAGAGTTACATGAACCCATCACAGTTTCATGATAAGCAAGAGAATGAGCAGATGCATCAGGCCGGTCCAGAGTCAATTGTAATTCCAGATTACCAAGATTCTGAGTGTGCCCAGGAAAGCAAATATGAAGTAACAGGTTCCTGGTGGTGTTTCAATAACGACAGCTTGAGTAGTATGGACAGCAGTATAAGTACTAATAGCAGTGCTATTGAAAGAGTAGACCATGAAGCAGATTGCCTAGATTATGAGATTCTGTGGGAAGACCTTGTACTTGGAGAACAAGTAGGTCATG GTTCTTGCGGAACAGTATATCATGCTCAGTGGTATGCCTCG GATGTGGCGGTTAAAGTATTCTCCAAGCAAGAGTATTCAGAAGAAATGATAGATACCTTCAGACAAGAG GTATCACTGATGAAGAAACTACGCCATCCAAATATTATACTCTTCATGGGTGCAGTTGCATCTCCAGAACGACTTTGTATAGTTACGGAATTTCTTCCACG AGGGAGTCTGTTCCGCTTACTTCAAAAGAACACCGGAAAGCTGGACCCAAGACGTCGAGTTCACATGGCTATAGATATT GCAAGGGGCATGAATTATCTTCACCACTGTAGCCCTCCTATTGTTCACCGCGATTTAAAATCGTCAAATTTGTTGGTTGACAAGAACTGGACTGTAAAG GTTGCAGACTTTGGTCTTTCTCGTCTGAAGCTCGAAACATTTTTGCGAACAAAAACTGGGAAAGGAACG CCACAATGGATGGCTCCGGAGGTGTTACGTAATGAACCTTCAGATGAAAA GTCTGATGTATACAGTTACGGCGTTGTTCTGTGGGAACTTGTTACACAGAAGATACCCTGGGATAATCTCAATACGATGCAG GTTATTGGAGCTGTCGGTTTCATGGATCAGAGGTTGGACATTCCAAGCGATACAGATCCTCAGTGGGCATCAATGATCGAGAGTTGTTGGGATAG CGACCCACGGAAGCGCCCTTCATTCCTAGAGCTCCTAGACAGGCTTAGGGATCTGCAGAAGCAGTACAGCCTGCAGGCTCAGATGCAACGCGCGTCTGCGGATGCTCTGCTGAAAGGTGGTGCAAAGATGAGAGCTGAAGATTGCTAG
- the LOC101757926 gene encoding LRR receptor-like serine/threonine-protein kinase GSO2 isoform X2 encodes MAAEELLRKMRELEEGQAELKREISKLVPERQGEHPNSSRRPLQPSPARRALAVLPSSSSRLQRVGRVGLTDRQHIRALHALGQSVYIIAPGGKLLYWNRYAEQMFGYSASEAVGHDAVELLVHPDDVNAANNIIQNIFLGKCWRGKFPVKKKSGERFFIVANNTPLYDDDGSLVGLICLSVDTQTLEDIMGPSTSMKSYSHPAKLRFQVNNRPKCSLLNKSSVDSQQPLQSSIASKITTLATKVTSRVRSRIKTGQNCNEQQSGSSESQYSEDDYKEELASSGTDTPRGDVVHDGFVKGENSPGKSSKTSSDEPGEGNERLYKITSKAEELLAKKGISWPWKGHEHNGTGKSYMNPSQFHDKQENEQMHQAGPESIVIPDYQDSECAQESKYEVTGSWWCFNNDSLSSMDSSISTNSSAIERVDHEADCLDYEILWEDLVLGEQVGHGSCGTVYHAQWYASDVAVKVFSKQEYSEEMIDTFRQEVSLMKKLRHPNIILFMGAVASPERLCIVTEFLPRGSLFRLLQKNTGKLDPRRRVHMAIDIARGMNYLHHCSPPIVHRDLKSSNLLVDKNWTVKVADFGLSRLKLETFLRTKTGKGTPQWMAPEVLRNEPSDEKSDVYSYGVVLWELVTQKIPWDNLNTMQVHFFLCVFLFVF; translated from the exons atggcAGCGGAGGAGCTCCTGAGGAAGATGCGGGAGCTGGAGGAGGGCCAGGCCGAGCTCAAGCGGGAGATTTCCAAGCTCGTGCCGGAGCGGCAGGGCGAGCATCCCAactcgtcgcgccgcccgctgcagccgtcgccggcgcggcgcgcccTCGCCGTGCTCCCTTCCTCGTCGTCGCGGCTGCAGCGCGTGGGCCGCGTCGGGCTCACCGACAGGCAGCACATCAGGGCCCTGCACGCGCTGGGCCAGTCCGTGTATATCATTGCCCCCGGCGGGAAGCTCCTGTACTG GAACCGTTATGCCGAGCAGATGTTTGGCTATTCTGCATCAGAAGCGGTTGGTCATGATGCTGTTGAATTATTGGTTCATCCTGATGATGTCAATGCAGCAAACAATATCATCCAAAATATATTTTTGGGGAAATGTTGGAGAGGGAAGTTTCCTGTTAAAAAGAAGTCAGGAGAACGGTTTTTCATTGTGGCCAATAACACTCCTTTgtatgatgatgatggtagctTGGTGGGCCTCATTTGTCTCTCAGTTGATACACAGACATTGGAGGACATAATGGGCCCTTCAACTTCAATGAAATCGTATTCACATCCAGCAAAGCTCCGTTTTCAAGTCAACAATCGGCCTAAATGCAGTTTGTTAAACAAAAGTTCTGTTGACTCTCAGCAACCTCTCCAATCTTCTATCGCCTCCAAGATAACAACTTTG GCTACCAAGGTTACAAGTAGAGTTCGTTCTCGGATCAAGACAGGTCAGAACTGCAATGAACAGCAAAGCGGCAGCTCTGAGAGTCAATACTCTGAAGATGATTACAAGGAAGAACTGGCGTCTAGTGGAACAGACACCCCAAGAGGGGATGTAGTGCATGATGGTTTTGTTAAAGGAGAGAATTCCCCTGGTAAGTCGAGCAAAACGAGTAGTGATGAGCCAGGAGAAGGAAATGAAAGGCTTTACAAGATTACTTCAAAGGCAGAGGAATTATTGGCCAAGAAGGGGATATCATGGCCTTGGAAAGGGCATGAACATAATGGTACTGGCAAGAGTTACATGAACCCATCACAGTTTCATGATAAGCAAGAGAATGAGCAGATGCATCAGGCCGGTCCAGAGTCAATTGTAATTCCAGATTACCAAGATTCTGAGTGTGCCCAGGAAAGCAAATATGAAGTAACAGGTTCCTGGTGGTGTTTCAATAACGACAGCTTGAGTAGTATGGACAGCAGTATAAGTACTAATAGCAGTGCTATTGAAAGAGTAGACCATGAAGCAGATTGCCTAGATTATGAGATTCTGTGGGAAGACCTTGTACTTGGAGAACAAGTAGGTCATG GTTCTTGCGGAACAGTATATCATGCTCAGTGGTATGCCTCG GATGTGGCGGTTAAAGTATTCTCCAAGCAAGAGTATTCAGAAGAAATGATAGATACCTTCAGACAAGAG GTATCACTGATGAAGAAACTACGCCATCCAAATATTATACTCTTCATGGGTGCAGTTGCATCTCCAGAACGACTTTGTATAGTTACGGAATTTCTTCCACG AGGGAGTCTGTTCCGCTTACTTCAAAAGAACACCGGAAAGCTGGACCCAAGACGTCGAGTTCACATGGCTATAGATATT GCAAGGGGCATGAATTATCTTCACCACTGTAGCCCTCCTATTGTTCACCGCGATTTAAAATCGTCAAATTTGTTGGTTGACAAGAACTGGACTGTAAAG GTTGCAGACTTTGGTCTTTCTCGTCTGAAGCTCGAAACATTTTTGCGAACAAAAACTGGGAAAGGAACG CCACAATGGATGGCTCCGGAGGTGTTACGTAATGAACCTTCAGATGAAAA GTCTGATGTATACAGTTACGGCGTTGTTCTGTGGGAACTTGTTACACAGAAGATACCCTGGGATAATCTCAATACGATGCAGGTGCATTTTTTTCTATGCGTTTTTCTATTCGTCTTTTAA